In the genome of Vibrio ziniensis, the window GCTGAAGTGGGTATTGCTGAAGATGTTAAGATCAGTGAACTAACTGAAGAGCAGATCGATCAACTGCGTGATGGTGTAGCTAAATACACTGTAGAGGGTGATCTACGTCGTGAAGTTTCCATGAACATCAAGCGTCTAATGGACCTTGGTTGTTACCGTGGTCTTCGTCATCGTCGCAGTCTACCACTACGTGGACAGCGTACTAAAACCAACGCTCGCACCCGTAAGGGTCCGCGTAAGCCGATCAAGAAATAATCGGGAAGGGTAAGTACAATGGCTAAACAACCAACTCGCGCACGTAAGCGCGTACGCAAGCAAGTTGCTGATGGCGTAGCGCACATTCATGCATCTTTCAACAACACAATCGTAACCATTACTGACCGTCAAGGTAATGCTCTAGCTTGGGCTACTGCAGGTGGTTCAGGTTTCCGCGGTTCTCGTAAGTCTACTCCGTTCGCTGCACAGGTTGCTGCTGAGCGTTGTGCTGAAATGGCTAAAGAATACGGCCTAAAGAACCTAGAAGTTATGGTTAAGGGTCCAGGTCCAGGTCGTGAATCTACTGTTCGCGCACTGAACGCTGCTGGTTTCCGCATCACAAACATTGTTGATGCTACACCAATCCCTCATAACGGTTGTCGTCCACCTAAGAAACGTCGCGTATAACGTTTTTTAGAATACTGGAGAAAGATCATGGCAAGATATTTGGGTCCTAAGCTAAAGCTTAGCCGTCGTGAAGGCACTGACTTATTCCTTAAGTCTGGTGTTCGCGCGATCGATACCAAGTGTAAAATTGAGAACGCACCAGGTGTACACGGCGCTCGTCGCGGTCGTCTATCTGAGTACGGCGTTCAGCTTCGTGAGAAGCAAAAAGTACGTCGTATCTACGGCGTTCTAGAAAAACAATTCCGTAACTACTACAAAGAAGCTGCTCGCCTTAAAGGCAACACTGGTGAAAACCTACTTCAGCTTCTAGAAGGTCGTCTAGATAACGTAGTTTACCGCATGGGCTTTGGCGCAACTCGCGCGGAAGCACGTCAGCTAGTTAGCCACAAAGCTATCCTAGTTAACGGTAAAGTTGTTAACGTTCCTTCTTTCAATGTTGCGGCTAACGACGTTGTTACAATCCGTGAAAAAGCTAAAAAGCAATCACGTATCGCTGCTGCTCTAGAAGTTGCAGAACAACGCGAAAAACCAACTTGGATTGAAGTAGATGCGAGCAAGATGGAAGGTACTTTCAAGCGTTTGCCTGAACGTTCTGATCTATCAGCTGACATCAACGAACAATTGATCGTCGAGCTTTACTCTAAGTAAGGTTTAAACTAAAGAGAGGACACAATGCAGGGTTCTGTAACAGAATTTCTTAAGCCACGTCTTGTTGACATCGAACAGATCAGCACGACACACGCAAAAGTAACTCTTGAGCCATTGGAGCGTGGTTTCGGCCATACTCTTGGTAATGCACTTCGCCGTATTCTACTATCTTCTATGCCGGGTTGTGCCGTAACAGAAGTTGAGATTGAAGGCGTACTTCATGAGTACAGCACTAAAGAAGGCGTTCAGGAAGATATTCTTGAAATCCTACTAAACCTTAAAGGTTTGGCTGTTCGCGTTGCCGAAGGCAAAGATGAAGTGTTCATTACACTGAACAAATCAGGCTCGGGCCCTGTGGTTGCAGGTGACATCACCCATGATGGTGATGTAGAGATCGCTAACCCAGAACACGTTATTTGCCATCTTACTGATAGCAATGCTGAGATCGCTATGCGTATCAAAGTTGAACGTGGTCGTGGTTATGTTCCAGCTTCAGCCCGTATCCATACTGAAGAAGATGAGCGTCCAATCGGTCGTCTGCTTGTAGACGCGACTTTCAGCCCAGTAGACAAAATTGCTTACTCGGTTGACGCAGCTCGTGTTGAACAACGCACTGACTTAGACAAGCTTGTCATCGACATGGAAACAAACGGAACTTTAGAACCTGAGGAAGCAATCCGTCGTGCAGCAACTATTCTTGCTGAACAATTGGATGCGTTCGTAGATCTTCGTGATGTACGTGTACCTGAGGAGAAAGAAGAGAAGCCGGAATTCGATCCGATCCTACTCCGTCCTGTAGACGATCTTGAACTAACAGTTCGCTCTGCTAACTGTCTGAAAGCAGAAGCGATTCACTACATCGGTGATCTAGTACAGCGCACTGAGGTTGAGCTACTTAAAACGCCAAACCTTGGTAAAAAATCTCTTACAGAGATTAAAGACGTGCTTGCATCACGTGGTCTTTCTCTGGGCATGCGCCTAGAAAATTGGCCGCCAGCGTCTATCGCTGAAGATTAATCGATAATAGTTAGAAGGATTAGGTCATGCGCCATCGTAAGAGTGGTCGTCAACTCAACCGCAACAGCTCACATCGTAAAGCGATGTTCAGCAATATGGCTAGCTCTCTTGTACGTCATGAAGTTATCAAGACTACATTGCCAAAAGCAAAAGAGCTACGTCGCGTAGTTGAGCCTTTGATTACACTAGCTAAGACTGACAGCGTTGCTAACCGTCGTCTTGCATTTGCTCGCACTCGTGATAACGAAGTTGTAGCAAAATTATTTAACGAACTAGGTCCACGTTTTTCTGCTCGTCAGGGCGGTTACACTCGTATCCTAAAAGCTGGCTTCCGTGCTGGTGACAAAGCTCCAATGGCTTACATTGAACTTGTTGACCGCCCAGAAGTTGAAGCTGCTGCTGAGTAATCAGTAGGTTCGCTAAACAAGAAGCCGAGCGTAAGCTCGGCTTTTTTGTGTCTGAAATTTGAGGTTCAAGAGACTCTCTCTGATGCAGTTCTTGTTTGGTGAAAGTGTTGCTCTTAATTCTCTCCCATGTAAGGGGAGACGTTATACCATCCTAGATAAAAATATGATCAGACTGAGCGTAGGTAGAACAGCGAATGGGCGTCAAACGCAAACGTGCATTCATTCGTCCCTGAAGCTCCGCCGAGCCATCCTTGGCTCGAAGGGGGTGCTTATCGACACCCATTCATTGTTCAGGAAATTTTCCAGAATGGTATTAAGCTCAGTTTAGTTAAGCATTCAATGCCTGTTCCAGATCTTCCAGAATGTCATCAATATGCTCAATGCCCACAGATAATCGGATCATCTCAGGAGAAACGCCTGCTTGTTTTTGCTCTGCTTCGTTAAGTTGGCGGTGTGTGGTAGAGGCCGGGTGGCAAGCCAGTGATTTTGCGTCGCCAATATTGACTAAGCGTTTGAAGATCTTTAGAGCATCGTAGAAGCGTACACCTGCATCGTAACCATCTTTTAGACCGAACGATAAGATTGATGACGGCTTACCTTTCATATATTTCTGGGCTAATGGATAGAATTTAGAATCCTCTAAGCCTGCATAACTTACCCAACTCACTTTCTCGTGGTTTTGTAAAAACCTTGCCACCTTAATGGCATTTTCGCAGTGTCGTTCCATACGCAGTGAAAGTGTTTCCAAACCTTGCATCAACATGAAGGCATTCATTGGTGACAGAGCTGAGCCTGTATTACGTAACGGCACTGTTCTAGCTCTGCCAATAAATGCAGCTGGACCAAATGCTTCGGTATAAACCACGTCATGGTATGAAGGCTCTGGATTGTTCATGGTTGGGAAACGTTCTTTATTTTTCGCCCATGGGAATTTCCCAGAATCGATAATCATGCCGCCCAGCGTAGTACCGTGACCACCAACATACTTAGTCAGAGAATGCACTACTATGTCAGCACCAAATTCAATCGGTTTACATACTGCAGGTGAAGCCACCGTGTTATCCACAATTACAGGTACACCTTGCGCATGAGCTAGCTCAGCTACCCGTTCTAAATCAACAATGTTACCTGCTGGATTACCAATCGATTCACAGTACACAGCTTTGGTTTTTTCGTTGATTAGCTCAGCAAGGCTCTCTGGTTTATCGTCTTTAGCAAAGCGAACTTCAATTCCCAAGTTTGGGAACATGTGGGCGAATAGTGTGTACGTGCCGCCATATAGCTGTGGAGTGGAAACAATGTTGTCTCCAGACTGAGCTAGAGTTAGTACAGCGTAGTGGATAGCCGCACTACCGGCACTAACCGCTAAACCTGCTATGCCACCTTCTAATGCCGCCATACGTTTTTCTAGGACATCATTAGTCGGGTTCATTATTCGTGTGTAAATATTGCCAGGAACGGCTAGGTTAAACAGGTCGGCACCGTGCTGTGCGTTATCAAATTCATAAGCCACGGTCTGATAAATAGGTGTTGCTACTGATTTGGTGGTTGGGTCTGTCTCGTAGCCAAAATGGATAGCTAAAGTTTCATCTTTCATTGTTTTTCTACTCTTCCTTGGAAAAATAGAAGAATCGCATATAGATATATATCCAGACAAGAAAAAGGGGTATTTTCGTAACCCGGGTCGACAGAATAGAGTTATCTTATTGTCTGATAATAAAAAAGCGACGCTTTAGCGCCGCTTTAGCTATTAGCTAATGGTGTTTGTTTAGCTAATTACAGAATCGCAAGCAATTCTACTTCGAATACTAGTGCTGCGAATGGAGGGATTGCTGCACCTGCGCCACGCTCGCCGTATGCAAGATTGTGTGGGATGTACAGTTTCCATTTCGAGCCAACAGGCATCATTTGTAGTGCTTCAACCCAACCTTTGATTACGCCAGTTACAGGGAATTCAGCTGGTTGACCGCGAGATACAGAACTGTCGAAAACAGTGCCGTCTACTAGCTCACCGTGGTAGTGAACACGTACAGATTTGTTTGCAGAAGGGATTTCACCATTGCCTTCTGTGATTACTTCGTACTGAAGACCAGAGTCAAGAACAGTAACTTCTGAACGTAGTGCGTTATCTTGAAGGAAAGTTTCGCCTTCTGCAGCGGCTACTTTAGCAGCTTCTTGACGAGCTTCTTCTGCACGAGTGTGCATCGCTTGTAGAGCTTTGTTGATTTCGTCTACTTCGATTGCTGGCATATCGCCAACTAGCGCTGTAGCAATACCAGCAGCAATAGCATCAACGTTAAGACCTTCAAGGCCACTACCCGCTAGTTGCTGACCCATTTGTAGACCGATACCGTAACTTGCTTTTTGCTCTACAGTTTCAAATTTAACTTCAGACATAAATGTCACTCTTTTTAAGATAAACAAAGTCTAGAGGATACCAGTTTCGGGCAGCCGATGAAACGTTAGAGCTGAATTCGTTCAATTATCACTATAAGCTGTGATTGAACGCAGAACATGAAAAGAAATCTTCAATATTGTGTAAAGCTTTATTAGATAACAGGGGGAAACTCTATACTCATGGCTCATGAGTTTTTATACTGAGGTGAAGAAGTAAAGGAACGGATAAAAATGAACCGTCGACATAAAAAAAAGCAGCAGACAGATTACATCGCATTGGCTCGAGATAAGTGGAACGCTATTGATTGGCAGATTTATCTCGATAACGTAAAACAATTTTGGATGCGATTACCGAAGTTTAAT includes:
- the rpsM gene encoding 30S ribosomal protein S13; the encoded protein is MARIAGINIPDQKHAVIALTAIYGIGKTRSQAILAEVGIAEDVKISELTEEQIDQLRDGVAKYTVEGDLRREVSMNIKRLMDLGCYRGLRHRRSLPLRGQRTKTNARTRKGPRKPIKK
- the rpsK gene encoding 30S ribosomal protein S11; translated protein: MAKQPTRARKRVRKQVADGVAHIHASFNNTIVTITDRQGNALAWATAGGSGFRGSRKSTPFAAQVAAERCAEMAKEYGLKNLEVMVKGPGPGRESTVRALNAAGFRITNIVDATPIPHNGCRPPKKRRV
- the rpsD gene encoding 30S ribosomal protein S4, translating into MARYLGPKLKLSRREGTDLFLKSGVRAIDTKCKIENAPGVHGARRGRLSEYGVQLREKQKVRRIYGVLEKQFRNYYKEAARLKGNTGENLLQLLEGRLDNVVYRMGFGATRAEARQLVSHKAILVNGKVVNVPSFNVAANDVVTIREKAKKQSRIAAALEVAEQREKPTWIEVDASKMEGTFKRLPERSDLSADINEQLIVELYSK
- a CDS encoding DNA-directed RNA polymerase subunit alpha — protein: MQGSVTEFLKPRLVDIEQISTTHAKVTLEPLERGFGHTLGNALRRILLSSMPGCAVTEVEIEGVLHEYSTKEGVQEDILEILLNLKGLAVRVAEGKDEVFITLNKSGSGPVVAGDITHDGDVEIANPEHVICHLTDSNAEIAMRIKVERGRGYVPASARIHTEEDERPIGRLLVDATFSPVDKIAYSVDAARVEQRTDLDKLVIDMETNGTLEPEEAIRRAATILAEQLDAFVDLRDVRVPEEKEEKPEFDPILLRPVDDLELTVRSANCLKAEAIHYIGDLVQRTEVELLKTPNLGKKSLTEIKDVLASRGLSLGMRLENWPPASIAED
- the rplQ gene encoding 50S ribosomal protein L17 — encoded protein: MRHRKSGRQLNRNSSHRKAMFSNMASSLVRHEVIKTTLPKAKELRRVVEPLITLAKTDSVANRRLAFARTRDNEVVAKLFNELGPRFSARQGGYTRILKAGFRAGDKAPMAYIELVDRPEVEAAAE
- a CDS encoding O-acetylhomoserine aminocarboxypropyltransferase/cysteine synthase family protein, which gives rise to MKDETLAIHFGYETDPTTKSVATPIYQTVAYEFDNAQHGADLFNLAVPGNIYTRIMNPTNDVLEKRMAALEGGIAGLAVSAGSAAIHYAVLTLAQSGDNIVSTPQLYGGTYTLFAHMFPNLGIEVRFAKDDKPESLAELINEKTKAVYCESIGNPAGNIVDLERVAELAHAQGVPVIVDNTVASPAVCKPIEFGADIVVHSLTKYVGGHGTTLGGMIIDSGKFPWAKNKERFPTMNNPEPSYHDVVYTEAFGPAAFIGRARTVPLRNTGSALSPMNAFMLMQGLETLSLRMERHCENAIKVARFLQNHEKVSWVSYAGLEDSKFYPLAQKYMKGKPSSILSFGLKDGYDAGVRFYDALKIFKRLVNIGDAKSLACHPASTTHRQLNEAEQKQAGVSPEMIRLSVGIEHIDDILEDLEQALNA
- a CDS encoding FKBP-type peptidyl-prolyl cis-trans isomerase → MSEVKFETVEQKASYGIGLQMGQQLAGSGLEGLNVDAIAAGIATALVGDMPAIEVDEINKALQAMHTRAEEARQEAAKVAAAEGETFLQDNALRSEVTVLDSGLQYEVITEGNGEIPSANKSVRVHYHGELVDGTVFDSSVSRGQPAEFPVTGVIKGWVEALQMMPVGSKWKLYIPHNLAYGERGAGAAIPPFAALVFEVELLAIL